One genomic window of Parasteatoda tepidariorum isolate YZ-2023 chromosome 9, CAS_Ptep_4.0, whole genome shotgun sequence includes the following:
- the LOC107441589 gene encoding uncharacterized protein, whose amino-acid sequence MKLKIFTMNGRNRKKRFSTVGRRTGYDVRAGKRIRESKDGMERFDDYWTSSGDDTDASNPSPLCSSPVLSNAPRMSSFIKNINPSPRRELPARISCARTPTLKKDSNEDEVHLSVVPKQIIEKKQLLAKGRRTGADILAGKEIQIINGIENFDNYWTDSSALTTMRASKASNNRSSVPNYTPRGKISNTSRKSVRNKPASPCVPSKSPLSSASTHEENEINQDKNNTIIITLNNRSSVPNYTSRGKISNISRESVRDTTASPCASSASHLSSTSTHEENEINQDKNNTIIITPNNRSSVPNYNSRGKISNISRESVWNKTASPSASSTSHLSGTSTHEENEINQDKNNTMIITPNNKSSVPNYTSRGKTSNIIHESVRNKTASPCVSSTSHLSCASTREENEINQDKNNTIIITSNNRSSVPNYTSRGKISNISHESVHNETAPPCVLSTSHLSSTSTQEENEINQDKNNTIITSNNGSLLPNYTPRGKISNISHKSVRNKTASPCVPSKSHLSSPSTHEENEINQDKNNTIIITPNNRSSVPNCTSRRKISNISHKSVQNKTASPCVPSASQLSSTSTHEENEFNQDNNNEIDVSERCKKRKKNSEQQQKVEVESSVTQLRRSKRKRFPPLERWRSQRLRITYENFNIVSVDVDEGNEPIIDDVKRIRRNCEKYEERRKKMKSRKPKISENSLNLKQVRSELTKIEVFDPTTSDEKFVYLHRPHNTLLWSVPPLKEKKTASYTIAKCFSSDLISFGFIEIRCGKEKSKQHSPEHNIAFNVIKGNNLKMTIHQSNFTLKELDFIAVPAGNIYSIFNKGKSDAVLSFSTFKTPMFDYQFPNAMEDHD is encoded by the coding sequence ATGAAGCTCAAGATATTTACAATGAACGGAAGAAATCGAAAAAAGCGTTTCAGTACTGTAGGTCGAAGGACTGGCTATGATGTAAGAGCTGGCAAAAGAATAAGAGAAAGTAAGGATGGAATGGAACGTTTTGATGATTATTGGACCTCTTCAGGTGATGATACTGATGCAAGCAATCCATCACCTCTGTGTTCTTCACCTGTCCTCTCAAATGCACCTCGAATGAGTTCATTTATAAAGAACATCAATCCAAGTCCTAGACGGGAATTGCCTGCAAGAATAAGTTGTGCTAGAACACCTACCTTAAAAAAGGATTCTAATGAAGATGAAGTGCACTTATCGGTTGTTCCAAAGCAAATCATAGAGAAAAAACAGCTCTTGGCCAAAGGGCGGCGAACTGGAGCAGATATATTAGctggaaaagaaatacaaattattaatggaattgaaaattttgataattattggACAGATAGTAGTGCATTGACCACCATGCGTGCTAGTAAAGCTTCAAATAATAGGTCTTCGGTACCAAACTATACCCCACGTGGTAAAATTTCAAACACCAGCCGCAAATCTGTACGGAACAAGCCTGCATCTCCGTGTGTCCCATCAAAATCACCCCTCTCTAGCGCATCAACccatgaagaaaatgaaatcaaCCAGGACAAGaataatactataataataacTCTAAATAATAGGTCTTCGGTACCAAATTATACTTCTCgtggtaaaatttcaaatatcagcCGCGAATCTGTAAGGGACACGACTGCATCTCCATGTGCCTCTTCAGCATCACACCTTTCTAGCACATCAACCCATGAAGAGAATGAAATCAACCAGGACAAGaataatactataataataacTCCAAATAATAGGTCTTCGGTACCAAATTATAACTCGCgtggtaaaatttcaaatatcagcCGCGAATCTGTATGGAACAAGACTGCATCTCCAAGTGCCTCTTCAACATCACACCTCTCTGGCACTTCAACccatgaagaaaatgaaattaaccaGGACAAGAATAATACCATGATAATAACTCCAAATAATAAGTCTTCGGTACCAAATTATACCTCACGTGGTAAAACTTCAAACATCATCCACGAATCTGTACGGAACAAGACTGCATCTCCGTGTGTCTCTTCAACATCACACCTCTCTTGCGCATCAACCCgtgaagaaaatgaaatcaaCCAGGACAAGaataatactataataataacttcaaataaTAGGTCTTCGGTCCCAAATTATACCTCACGtggtaaaatttcaaacatcagCCATGAATCTGTACATAACGAGACTGCACCTCCGTGTGTCCTGTCAACATCGCACCTCTCTAGCACATCAACtcaagaagaaaatgaaatcaaCCAGGACAAGAATAATACTATAATAACTTCAAATAATGGGTCTTTGTTACCAAATTATACCCCACGtggtaaaatttcaaacatcagCCACAAATCTGTACGGAACAAGACTGCATCTCCGTGTGTCCCATCAAAATCGCACCTCTCTAGCCCATCAACccatgaagaaaatgaaatcaaCCAGGACAAGaataatactataataataacTCCAAATAATAGGTCTTCGGTACCAAATTGTACCTCCCGtcgtaaaatttcaaacatcagCCACAAATCTGTACAGAACAAGACAGCATCTCCGTGTGTCCCGTCAGCATCACAACTCTCTAGCACATCAACTCATGAAGAAAATGAATTCAACCAGGATAATAATAATGAGATTGATGTCTCTGAAAGATgtaaaaagcgaaaaaaaaattctgagcaGCAGCAGAAAGTTGAAGTAGAATCTAGTGTCACCCAACTTCGACGTTCCAAACGCAAGAGGTTTCCTCCATTAGAGCGTTGGCGCAGCCAGCGCTTGCGTATTACTTACGAAAACTTTAACATTGTCAGCGTTGATGTTGATGAAGGAAATGAGCCAATTATTGATGATGTGAAAAGAATTAGAAGAAACTGTGAAAAATATGAagagagaagaaagaaaatgaagtcGAGAAAACCCAAAATCtcggaaaattcgttaaatttgaaacaagtcAGAAGTGAATTAACTAAAATAGAAGTCTTTGACCCGACGACGAgtgatgaaaaatttgtttatttacaccGACCACATAATACTCTCTTATGGTCAGTTCCTCCATTGAAGGAAAAGAAGACTGCATCGTATACTATTGCAAAGTGTTTTTCTAGTGATTTGATCTCGTTTGGTTTCATTGAAATCCGTTGTGGAAAGGAAAAAAGTAAGCAGCACTCGCCTGAGCACAACATTGCCTTTAATGTTATCAAAGggaataacttaaaaatgacTATCCATCAATCAAATTTCACTCTGAAGGAACTTGACTTTATTGCCGTGCCTGCTGGaaatatttacagtattttCAACAAAGGGAAAAGCGATGCCGTTCTCAGCTTCTCAACTTTCAAAACTCCCATGTTTGATTATCAGTTTCCAAACGCTATGGAGGATCACGATTAA